The sequence ataaaattttatattttgagaAAACCAGTCAccagtcaatttttttatagtttagtcaattatttttttgcagtttagtcaaattttttttacagtttagtcatatttttttttacagtttattcATTTTTGTACAGTTTAGTCAATTAGTTTAGTCAAGGCCAACAAGTTGAAAATGCGTTATTTTGCATAccaaaatatatgaaaatgtcTCAAAAAACTAGTTTCACTAGAGCTCCaataaaggtaaacaaaatGACATTGTCATTATTGATTTTTGTGCtgaattttatcaaaaatgaagacatatTTAAAGATGAGAGAAAATTGTTCAAAAAAGTTATGCATTTCTATAGTTTGATTTGCTGTTAAAGAGATATTGCATGCAGAAATATGAACGGTGGTAACTCAACAAAACTTTGGTTAGTTTTTAACTGAAATGTTAATGATTCCCTTTCAAAATTACACAGATTTAATATAATGTAGTATAGGCAACAGAGAAACAAATTTGTAAAAAGGTTGTTCCTTATGTCATATAACCAGAGATAACTATAGCTTTGTTCATtgtattttgtttgttgttgtattTCTTGTtagttgtattttttgttagttgtatttttttgttcggtgtattttttgttagttgtattttttgttagttgtattttttgtttgttgtattttttgttcGGTGTATTTCTTGTTAGTTGTATTTCTTGTtagttgtattttttgttagttgtattttttgtttgttgtatttttttgttcggtgtattttttgttagttgtATTTCTTGTtagttgtattttttgtttgttgtattttttgtttggtatttcTTGTTAGTTGTATTTTATGTtagttgtattttttgtttgttgtatttttttgttcggTGTATTTCTTGTtagttgtattttttgtttgttgtattttttgtttggtatttcTTGTTAGTTGTATTTTATGTtagttgtattttttgtttgttgtatttttttgttcggtgtattttttgtttggtatttcTTGTTAGTTGTATTTTATGTtagttgtattttttgtttgttgtatttttttgttcggTGTATTTTTTGTTCGGTATATTTCTTGTTAGTTGTATTTTATGTtagttgtattttttgtttgttgtatttttttgttcggTGTATATCTTGttagttgtatttttttgttcggTGTATTTTTTGTTCGGTGTATTTCTTGTTAGTTGTATTTTATGTtagttgtattttttgtttgttgtatttttttgttcggTGTATTTCTTGTTAGTTGTATTTCTTCTtagttgtattttttgtttgttgtattttttgtttgttgtatttCTTGTTTGGTATTTCTTGTTGTtagttgtattttttgtttggtatttcTTGTTGTtagttgtattttttgtttggtatttcTTGTTGTTAGTTGTATTTTTCGCTTGTTGTATTTATTGTTTGGTATTTCTTGTTGTtagttgtattttttgtttggtatttcTTGTTGTTAGTTGTATTTTTCGCTTGTTGTATTTATTGTTTGGTATTTCTTGTTGTtagttgtattttttgtttggtatttcttgttgtttgttgtattttttgtttgttgtatttACTGTTTGTGTATTCtttgtttgttgtattttttgtttgttgtatttCTTGTTTGGTATTTCTTGTTGTTAGTTGTATTTTTTGCTTGTTGTATTTAttgtttgttgtattttttgctTGTTGTATTTACTGTTTGTGTATTCtttgtttgttgtattttttgtttgttgtattttttgttcgttctattttttgtttattgtttgttgTATTTTAGGTTGtgtaagtttttcttttttagtaagTTTATCTAATGCCAGTAAAGTGAACCGAACATGGTATTGTTATTCTCATCATGGTACCTTATGGCAACGATTCTGCAGGTAGAATTGTTTATTGTAATACTGCACTTGACCAAAGTATTAAGACCTGAATAATCTGGAAAAATCAGTGAACTATTAAACTGGGTCAAAAAATCAaggaattattttgttttatagcaCTAAGTCATTAACTATCTAAGTGCAAATGGAATAGTGCCttagaaatgttgtttttgtattaacaGTGGAAAAGTCAGACAAAACCAAAAATGACAATTGGATGGCCACCCTGCAAATACTATTGTTTATGTTCTTACAGTTAAAATTAGATATATTGTTTTTGGGAGCCATTTAAAAAGTTCATCAGCTTAAAAATTCAACATTTGAAACCTTCTTTTGTGTATTCGTATGTACTTAAAACACGCTTTCCTATCATACAGCTTAGGGCAATTAAAAAGCATGTGAATGAAAGAAAGCAAACGTGCAAAAACAGATATGCCCTTCTCCACTACCCTGTCTGTTTGTTATTATTATCACTCCCTCCTCCTCACTTTTCTTGAAACGAATATACATACTTCTTGCATTGTCACTATTGGGTAATATGCTTTTGGACCaatcaaaaataaatagtttaacaaacagtttttttaagacAGTCATGGCTCACATATAAGCCAATAGCTTAAAAGATGTCGtatcattttgttttgtttttattcgacTCTGACATGTCATGTGATTACATAGACTCAAGATACTAAGGTTTTGTAAAAAACGAATATACATACTTCTTGCATTGTCACTATTGGGTAATATGCTTTTGGACCaatcaaaaataaatagtttaacaaacagtttttttaagacAGTCATGGCTCACATATAAGCCAATAGCTCACATATAAGCCAATAGCTTAAAAGATGTCGtatcattttgttttgtttttattcgacTCTGACATGTCATGTGATTACATAGACTCAAGATACTAAGGTTTTGTAAAAAACGAATATACATACTTCTTGCATTGTCACTATTGGGTAATATGCTTTTGGACCaatcaaaaataaatagtttaacaaacagtttttttaagacAGTCATGGCTCACATATAAGCCAATAGCTTAAAAGATGTCGtatcattttgttttgtttttattcgacTCTGACATGTCATGTGATTACATAGACTCAAGATACTaaggttttgtaaaaaattttccttCATCTTTTGTAGTTATCACCAATTTTCTCTGTCAAGTGTTCGTCATTATGAACAAATAAAGAAACACACTGCTTCTGATGGCAAGATACAGGTTActgctttgtttttgttttttgcttttggCAGCCTTTACTGTAATTGTTGCAATTTTATTGCAGTCTTATGACAGTTAATATAAAAGTTAATgtccttttttaactgttttttgaaAGGCTTGAGTTGCaagtcaaacttttttttagtgttttcgTAATACAACCTATGATAGTGCATGCACCTAATTACAATAATTTAGCTTTTaagaattctttttattttgacattaaCTGTAACAAGAAccagttattttattttataaaaagcatTGGAAGAACAAAACAGAATTGAACGGTTATTTAGTCCTCTATGCTCTGTTGCACtaaaatgttcaacatttttgaatctgtatttttcaaaacaacgaCAAATACCATTGGTTAATAAAGTACTGAATCTTGTTCAATTATTTCTTGTTATGACCATTTTATATGTATTATCGACCATTTCACATGCAATATAACCATTTCACATGCAATATTACCATTTCACATGCAGTAATAACCAGTTTACATGCAATATTGACCAGTTTACATGCAATATTGACCAGTTTGCATGCAATATTGACCAGTTTGCATGCAATATTGACCAGTTTGCATGCAATATTACTATTTCACATGCATTATGGACATTTTTATATAGTTTATTGACCGTTTCACATCAAATATTGACCGTTTCACATGCATTATTGACCATTTCACATACAATATTACAACTTATATGCAATATTGATCATCCCACATGCAATATTACCATTTCGCTTGCAAAATTGACCATTTAACATGCAATATTACCAATTCAGTTGTGATATTGACCAGTTTGCATGAAATATTGACCAGTGTACATGCATATGGACAATATAAAGTATGTTGGTGCTGAAGCAGTTTTATCAGACATTAAAGTGATGAGAAGTTTCATTATACTAAGTATACACAAAAGTTCCCTAAAAGTTGTAATAactgtaaaaatttaaattattattatattctTAATCATTTTTGATTATTTTGCAATAATAGGGCATATCCTTAGCCTTTATCAGTTCATTTttcccatttttttatttatataattttggtCAAATAATTCAagcctaaatttttttaaaagaaattcctgTAAAAAACACCTAAAGTCGCTTTCTATTAAGGTGCTCTCAACTGCATATGCCATTGTTGGGTATTTGGCATGCGCATTATATTTTTACTGACCAAGAGGCTTGTATTTTAGCAGCTTTGGAAGTTAGGACAAGTCAACTTTCAAGCATTTGTAGATGTACAACTCTAACAactaataatgatttaaaaagggCAGTCATTGTTATTTAATGGAAATTAAGCATATTTAGCGCAGAAGTTAAACATTCTTACATCAGTCAATTACACAACACTTGCCACCATGATGGAACAAAATCCAAACagatttttatgtattttgatTTGTGATGTAGTATGGCTTTAGCTTTGGCATACAGTTCCTCTCAAATTTCGCCTTCTGAAGGtgatttaaagaaataatacgAGTATTACTtctaacatacaaaaaattctTCAGAAATTAATCAGCTCAAAATTGTGTCAGACATGTTAGTAATTTACCGAACGAAATTTTATCTTTACCCACACATGACTTTAAAAATCTTGGGAACCATTGTTCACTGATAAATTCACACAGTTTATATTCACATTATAATGAACGTTTTAAGCGTAACTTGTTATCAATGAGTTGTCAATTTGTTTTAGATtacacaatttattttaatgAGCAACTTAGGATTTTGATCAGACCTCAAGTTGCTTATTTTTATTGAATATCTAGAATttgcttaataattttttaaatccagttcagttttttataagtaaaataaatattaatttaattttctctTTGACAGTGGAAATCAATCTTTGTTGAAAGATATCTTTGCAAGAAAAACTGGAGAGAAGGACAGTGTAAAGTTAAAACCTTTGTAGGCCATACCCAAGGTACATTtatgtaatttttatgaaattttataTATCAAACTACGAATAAAAATATCATTGTAGGTGTTTCACTGTTGTAGGTGTCTCTTGTGTTCAATTTGACAACAAACGAATAGTGAGTGGATCCTCTGATAAAACAATTCGGGTAAGAAATGactttgtaaactttattttgaATACTACTACAAATattaataaattatttgtttgttataaCACGAGTTACGAAAAAGAATTCGCCCGTCAGCAGGAAAGGAGTTTTGCTCAGGTTAGAGTTGTAAAACATAATTATTTTGGACCCTGATGAGGAAGGTTCGCTCAAAGTCAATGTTTTTTGTACTCACTCATTATCCCAAATTATCGAGATCAGAAAAAGTGAATTCAAACCGTTGACTGTCAGCGAGTCCAATAGTgccaattttcttaaaaatgatgggtatttaaaaataacactATACTTACTTGCAGTATTAACCCCGTTCAGCCTCTCCAAAAACATAGTGATGCAAATTCAAAACTGATGAAGATAGCCAcatcttttttgaaatatttttaacgttttaattttttaacgttttCAGCTACTTATAGGTAACACGAAGGACCCAGAGATACTTCTGTCTCTCTTTATTgctgtttcttcttctttttatgaATTGAGCTACCTGGAATTTTATGATTGAAATTGAAAGTAACTAGTGAATATGTTGATATATAGGTTTGGGACTTGACATCAAATTCTAACAAACCGGTCTTAACATTGGTTGGTCATTTTGGAACTGTAAGATGCTTACAATTAAATGGCAACCAGGTCATCAGTGGATCAGCTGATGCCACCATAAAGGTATGTGCTGTCATGAGTGgtcttttgacaaaaaatcaccAATCAAGGAAGGCTAAGGGACACAAAAAGTTTCTTATAACGACTGCACACAGGAGCAAGAAATTGATTTGTTTTGGTAAATGTTCTGATATATACTTCTTATAATACACGTCATGAATTTTATACTTcaccaaaaagaagaaaaatcagAGATGGCGTTTAGTCCTGGGTTAATATGACGGGTTTTAAGTAGttattaatacaataataaccgattaccctgGACTGTACTGCAACATATCGCCCGAGGTCTAAGTGCCGACAGAACTTGCgaggtcggtgcaatgactgagggTGGTATTTTCGGTACAGCACgaggtaatcggttattattgtatttgttaaccgtgttagttagataaaaataaaatagaagaGTTTTGgtttagtgttcttataataataaaattccCTAGCACTACTTTCGTTAACACTGAGGTCTaaattcgaaacagtcctgtctaaaaacaaaTATTCTATTTAAAATTCGAAAGTGCCTatagaataaatttttgtaaacaaaacattacgatgttcGACACTTACAGAATAATGTGTAGTTGAATGTGCAACTAAAATTTAGTTACAGCGAATattgaagtaaattttttaactagctagccaAGAATAACATGGGCTTCAACGAGTTTTATATTGACTGAGTAACCAAAAAGCTGAAGGAACGAGTCTGAAAATAAGGGGACGTATTTGTTGTAAATTCGTCGTCCTGCatttagtatttttgataaaactggatatcagatcatcgttttttatgaacaatgtagctagttaactagccatgTTGAAGTATAGACAGAATGTTGCTTAATCTGGTTTTTTTAACAGTTAAGCTTGACATTATTGTTGTTTCTAtcctataaaatgtttttatcgataaatgtattgtagtagttagatatataatcattttagatatataatcatttgtttatattttaagctaccatttttcttgacgacgggcaataccgcTCCATATCGGCCCTTTGTCAAGAGCcttaagccaatcagaatgcctaaaacCCGTATTGCCCGCTTGCACAATCCAGACGGTTACCAATATAATGTACCACTGTTTTGTAGGTCTGGGATTTATCAGTTGGCTCTGATTGGAATATGGCTGCTTGTCGAGTGACAATGGTTGGACATTTAGACACAGTGCGCTGTTTGCAAGTAGGCTGTATTCTTATTTCAAAATACGAAACTTTATTAACAAACTTTCTTAAAAGAAAGCAAGTAAAAAAGTGTcaaaaattttagtttaaaaattatataataatgTTAGCATGCTCCGAATCTTctgatttttatatatttgaatACAATTTTAAATGCATTTATTCTCTTTTGCTGGGTACTTATTAGAAATGCCTCGAGGTTATTACATTGTAGTTCCAATAGTAGCTGTGGGCGTTTTTTCTAGGAtaggggcgcttattcgaggagATTAGGAAACTTTGTCTGAAATTTTTGTGGggcataaaatttaatttaattcgcAGATGTTTGACGCTAAAgcctgtgaaaaataaaaataaaacaatttttagttTTAAGATCCTGTTATGAAAGATTGACAAACCTTTTTGTACAGCTGATGTTATCTTCGTTCAGGTTGATGCAGAGAAAGTTATAAGCGGTTCATATGACAACACTTTGAAAGTTTGGGATTTGAAAACTGGTCGATGTAAATTGACACTCAGGTTTggagtattttatttttaattttttttcgaaatattttcttttatttatttcaagccATCATAAATACAGTGATCATTACTTTCGTAAGGATAATTTTCTCGCGAATCAATGCTTGTAATGCTACAATGCTACAAATAAATAGTTAAAACGTCGCGTAATTTTGGGAAGCTGAAATTTCATCTGTCTTTAATTTGGGGAATTTGCCACAGTTTGGcacaattcgcgaaaatttaacgTGTTGTGCTACAGTAAGAAACATTAGCGAGTGAAATTAATCATCTTCTATTAATTTGACTAAAGCATGGAAATCATGCTctaattacttaaaaaagatGTCGTAATAAGTGTCGCCATGTTAGTGAAAcagttttttgcttttttaaggGGTCATAGTGCTGGTGTGTTGTGTGTGCAGTTTGATGACCAGAAAATTGTTTCGGGAAGTTCTGATAACACCATAAAGGTATAGCAttcgtttttatattttcatgttttgtgtgtttggttgttttctttctttatgtTAAGGACAAAAAAATTAGGGATGTATTTTTATAGAAACTCTTTCACACTGTTTTCAGGTGTGGAATTTGCTTAATGGGGTGTGTCTTGCAACTTTAAGAGGACATACTGATGCAGTCACGTGTTTACAATTCAATCAAAATCGCATCATCAGTGGTTCGTTAGACTGCACGTTAAAGTTCTGGGATATAAATTCTGGTCAGGTAAATAATATAACAACACATTATCCATGGCGAACAAAAATGGGTATTCCCTTTGTTTTATTTGTATCTTTAGTGTATTGGTACTATTGATTGGATCAGATCTGAAGGTCACACTCGGGTTGTAAGGTGTGGtgtttaatttcaatttttaaaattcattttcctCCTAGAAtctcttttaaatgtttttcttcaGCTATAGCCATGTGTTGAACTTGTATACGATTAATTACATTCGAACATATCTTCTGCAAAGTCGTCTTACGATTAATCACATTTGAACATATCTTCTGCAAAGTTGTGTTACGATTAATCACATGCGAGTATGTATCTTCTGCAAAGTTGTGTTACGATTAATCACATGCGAGTATGTATCTTCTGCAAAGTTGTGTTACGATTAATCACATGCGAATGTATATCTTCTGCATGTCAGCAGTCCAATAAATTCTGCATCGtcaccaaaattaattttttcattagGTGTCTGCAAGCTGATAATTGGAAGATTGTTAGTGCTGGAGATGATAAAACGTTGAAGGTAATATATTATTCTTCGTCATTTCCTAAGCTCTTTTCGTATTCTCATTGCTAAAAATTTTAAGGTGACGACTGTCGACTGTCTATTAtaagatgttttttttaacaagtgtacacattttttaacaagtaaCTTGACTTTTGACTTGCTAAAGAATGCCtcaaagttaataaaaaagttgcTTAACGGTTCAAACTGCTTTATATAAATTCCTTTGTAATACCCACACGGCGCAAATTTATTTGACTTTAAAGCAGATAAAGGAAAACAAGTGGTTCATAAATTAGTATAAGCGATTATCTTTGTAAAAACGACATCTTTGAGTCCGCCTAACCTTTGGTtttgtatttatacaatataaactgtttatCTATACGGGGAAATATTACCCGAGGTCAAAAGTATGTTTTAGGGGCGAGAGACCTCAGAAAATAACTTAAGTTTAAAAATTGACGAGTAAGGTTTCGTGCAAATACACAGTTAACAAAATGAACGCGTGTTTTAGATTTGGAGTTTAAAGACTGGAGAGCGTTTTGTCACACTACACAAGCACACAGATGGAGTGACGTGTTTgcaatttgatgacgtcatgatAGTCTCCGGCTCATATGATAAAACTGTAAAagtttggaactttttaccataaaaaaatttgctacctattctgttttttaaaaaaacaagaaacggCCGtcctattttatttatttatttttcaagaaACATAGTTACGCAACATAGGTGAtacctttttttgttaactgctataaatagatttatttttattatgaaaagaaattatatttgtaaattatatatacttttttaggCGTATATTTATAATGCGAATGATTGTCTTAACATTAAGAACTTTGTTCTGTCATATGTTTCTAATTTTTACGCGCAACATTACACCTTGATATGGAGATGtttgtcctttttttaataCTGGTATTCTCTGTAAGAATAACAAACATTTATGGGTAGTGCATTTGACAGAATGTTTATCGatagtttaaaaatatatattttattaacaataaaatgtataagtttttCGGCTTACGCCATCATCAgtacataaaatacatttgattttttgattttttgcgagTATTATGAATACGATTTCCGCACACTTTGCTTTCCTAATCTTTTTTCTGACCGGAATGTCCTGTTTGCGTTTATTGACAGATCTCACGAAAAAGACCCTGTAGGATCCTGGTCTTATTCCGTGCCGTGATTGGTCGAGACTTCCACCTAATTATGCGAAAGATAATACATTATGCTGAAACTAACTATAAACTAAAAAGGTGACCGACATACATGTTTTGTATCTCTCaggaaaatatttggaaaatacattttgtcaaaaaatttttgtggCTTAAATCTAGTTAACTCTCAACTCAGATGTTCTTGTGTGTAACTACATGCTGCTTatactaaaataaatattaccaACCTAGCTAGTTAGTTATCTAAAAAGATAAGGGGTTATAAAATAAGCAACACGAAGCTATATATTACATACTAGCCGGGAACTGGGCGTCGAAACgcctggttaagccacaagtaaatgtGTGATCCGGCGTGAAGCGCCAGGTTAAGCGATTAATAAGAGGTAGAGCACTCTAGTTCAGTTATAAAGTCTGTCGTAAATTGAGTGAAGCGCACGCAGCGCGGCTATATATAGTGTTTTGTTATATACTTAGTAAGTtcagctgaaataaaaatactgtTTTACAACCTGTTGTCAACTCGTCATAGTGAGCAGTCAGCCAACAATTTTGTgcgaaaaatccaaaaaaacacaggaaacagtctgttgttaatAACAAACTGAGTGCTTAGTACATGTAAATAGTATACAAAGTATACACGACTCATTTAGCGACATTGTTGGAAAAGCTcatttttcccgatattaaacGTATATCAATATGTGTTACCATGTgcatatttacaataaaaattgtGAAATACTAGAATCATTTAGCTGTTCATTTTAGAATACCGTGGCAAGTAGTGCTAATGACAAACTTAGGTTTTTATTGCACTTTTTCCAACCAACCGCAAATATAAGTGCATAACAACGCCCATAGCAAccattttcgcatttttagacAGCTTTCTTGCCCCTCCGTGGATGTTTAATTCCTTGCAATAGCTAGATGATACTTTAGGGCCTCCTAAGACAATATATGACAGTTCTGAATATTAAATGTGGTGTTCCACATGCAGTCAAAAAGCTGTCTTAAGGATGCACCCTGCGAAGTGAACTCGTCAGACTTAAGGTCTTAGGTATTTGGTACTTTTCAGGTCGAAATAGTGCTGGTGTATACCTTTTGTCGATCCACAAGTCAAGAATgtccataaaataatctttaagcAAGTTTTTTTGCCGTTTAAGTTCGAAATTCACGCGAAACACAAATTCTCAAGATCGAAGCACCCACGCATTACAATTTCTTCTGTGGATGCAGGCGTTAGTACCACCTAGTGTTTAAATGTCTTTCAGTTATTTTGTCGAGATATTGCCTGTTTCGCCCTGTTTTAGCTTTTCTGTCGTCCAAAAAATGCGCGAAAATGCGCTTCActcaatccatacacataaaCCTTGAGGAACAAAAGCGGCCAAAAAGGCGCTTGAAATAACGCATTttattcagttatttggttaAGCGTCGCgcagcaaaatgtcatattttgccTATACTTCTCTTAGCAACCTGTAACCATGGCAACCAAGCAATGaattttttgacttaattttgtcgTACTGTCACATATTATGAATCCTCATCAAGTATCTTCAGAAA is a genomic window of Hydractinia symbiolongicarpus strain clone_291-10 chromosome 14, HSymV2.1, whole genome shotgun sequence containing:
- the LOC130625332 gene encoding F-box/WD repeat-containing protein 7-like isoform X1, encoding MASRRQSQDDLDLHKPKNRTEYGIGSFFESKVNNVGSLPCLPSRFKTLNCNQTQLFHNSKNKNLEMSNLLQADELCIIATEIHSKIHSCSSYPNVEGSKVQQYHSWPKQKFKLKKVTRMAYHNFGLDSDADGSSVNDKSKEICTKDTNQYNMDNIVKVNPMSEESDDCIKSIEDNRKSEFELVYEAMVENLQQIDNALKISETNYTTKNECSFQTSSASKNSFQSYSLNNSDTDRRLQNHFPTFSSTRIILSDVAENVTSSSCEDSDSDSGVGQYSDFNPFLYSSNGINPPLFKKRKDLMMQWFASFSNEQKNIFIQQLVTSCGLPQMHLLSLKMEPILHKDCPENCRDMLRWLPENVVYHILKYLDPVSLSNASKVNRTWYCYSHHGTLWQRFCSYHQFSLSSVRHYEQIKKHTASDGKIQWKSIFVERYLCKKNWREGQCKVKTFVGHTQGVSCVQFDNKRIVSGSSDKTIRVRNDFVNFILNTTTNINKLFVCYNTSYEKEFARQQERSFAQVWDLTSNSNKPVLTLVGHFGTVRCLQLNGNQVISGSADATIKVWDLSVGSDWNMAACRVTMVGHLDTVRCLQVDAEKVISGSYDNTLKVWDLKTGRCKLTLRGHSAGVLCVQFDDQKIVSGSSDNTIKVWNLLNGVCLATLRGHTDAVTCLQFNQNRIISGSLDCTLKFWDINSGQCIGTIDWIRSEGHTRVVRCLQADNWKIVSAGDDKTLKIWSLKTGERFVTLHKHTDGVTCLQFDDVMIVSGSYDKTVKVWNFLP